In Magnetospirillum sp., the following proteins share a genomic window:
- a CDS encoding DUF1194 domain-containing protein, with product MSKRSPLARRTLLQAAAASALVPHKLAAQSDAVDAAIVLAVDSSSSVDMDEFYLQMEGYAAALRHPSLAEAIGSGRLGAVALYFFEFANAKTHLVNLDWRRLATSADLEAFAKELEGAPRLVVGGTTAIGDAIDFAHDALDACPFAPARRVIDVSGDGASNAGRDVRAARADALVAGIAINGLPILNEEPDLEAFYRAFVIGGPGAFCIPARDYRDFREAIRDKLVREIKLVS from the coding sequence ATGTCGAAACGATCCCCCCTTGCTCGCCGCACGCTGCTGCAGGCGGCGGCCGCCTCGGCCCTGGTGCCGCACAAACTCGCCGCCCAGAGCGATGCGGTCGACGCCGCAATCGTGCTGGCGGTCGATTCCTCGTCGTCGGTCGATATGGACGAATTCTATCTGCAGATGGAGGGCTACGCGGCGGCCCTGCGCCATCCGTCGCTTGCCGAGGCGATCGGCAGCGGCAGGCTTGGCGCCGTCGCCCTCTATTTCTTCGAATTCGCCAACGCCAAAACCCATCTCGTCAATCTCGACTGGCGGCGCTTGGCCACAAGCGCCGATCTCGAGGCTTTCGCCAAAGAGCTCGAGGGTGCCCCGCGCCTTGTCGTGGGCGGTACCACCGCGATCGGCGACGCGATCGACTTTGCGCACGATGCGCTCGACGCATGCCCATTTGCGCCTGCGCGCCGCGTGATCGACGTGTCGGGCGACGGCGCTTCGAACGCGGGCCGCGACGTGCGCGCGGCGCGCGCCGACGCACTCGTCGCCGGCATTGCAATCAACGGCCTGCCGATCCTCAACGAGGAGCCGGACCTCGAAGCCTTCTACCGCGCGTTTGTAATCGGCGGCCCCGGCGCTTTCTGCATCCCCGCACGCGACTATCGCGACTTCCGCGAAGCGATCCGCGACAAGCTCGTGCGCGAGATCAAACTGGTTTCGTGA
- a CDS encoding alpha/beta fold hydrolase, producing MAPVPFGPAAIQPVAAASDGRRTFGFLVTSEAGRTRPAIVGIAGAFRESSLLFPTVLALCAEFDVLLVDMPGMNGTSPAVSASIEGFARHVVDLVGTELGGRDIMLLGESYGGPVALEAAAMLGTAAVRGIALVDPPLTYAAQLRVRAYMQAAGLPRTPFLDSYIDGSGIVRDADPAAYLDRLRAAGASASVLILAGGRFDDNTLGAPAALVSPADEAEIAACALGDLFFLRLPQAGHLVLQEAPNAAHEALRDFFRERLAPSTPRLAPAAAAFANAPHDAALRRDLLTALRAKPKHSRRSQRDTLLAILTATPNDGELLADILRALYDLPDTHGLAAVEEAMRRASDARAMLWAGMHAVTTLFRIGDADAALGLLRTLRFEGDMPQSVACQILAHELYAMDADDRSVAAAKEANLRNIRKLLAADPTPSLPALESPAIASARPRIGLVSAFFGHRNYTSLMLPFLRELAQGPLDVALLSLASRNLDHVRAVLPDSIAVRELAVLPPDAADRPDIWRQANAALRAQNLDLLVDLDESLAPHSPACVVERPARVQATWFNMTGPSLDPCFDAAIGPDTLYPHALDATFGRRLARLPGDLYVFEPEAWAAQGIAYPDAGKPPMLANGYPTFGSLSNVYKISDACIALWAKVLRAVPNARLYLGNEMAAEPLAVARLRRLFAREGIDQSRIDIRYHFGWPDYLAGYRRIDIVLGTCPVAGGTTMFEALHLGMPVLSPVGHTSLGRIGLWLEAATGRAGLAHASDESFVAEAVRLAAAPDELVRLRREEPARLRAKSAIDAARMARAFETIVRDLAA from the coding sequence ATGGCCCCCGTGCCGTTCGGGCCGGCCGCAATCCAGCCGGTCGCGGCCGCGAGCGACGGGCGGCGGACCTTCGGCTTTCTGGTGACGAGCGAAGCCGGGCGCACACGCCCCGCGATCGTCGGCATTGCGGGGGCCTTCCGCGAATCCTCGCTGCTGTTCCCGACCGTGCTTGCCCTGTGCGCCGAGTTCGACGTGCTGCTCGTCGATATGCCCGGCATGAACGGCACGAGCCCGGCCGTGTCGGCAAGCATCGAAGGCTTTGCCCGGCATGTCGTCGATCTCGTCGGTACCGAACTTGGCGGTCGCGACATAATGCTGCTCGGCGAATCCTATGGCGGCCCGGTCGCACTCGAAGCGGCGGCGATGCTGGGCACGGCTGCGGTGCGCGGCATCGCCCTCGTCGATCCGCCTTTGACCTATGCGGCCCAGCTGCGCGTACGCGCCTACATGCAAGCAGCCGGCTTGCCGCGCACGCCGTTCCTCGATTCCTACATCGACGGCAGCGGCATCGTGCGCGACGCCGATCCGGCTGCGTATCTCGACCGCCTGCGCGCGGCCGGCGCTTCCGCAAGCGTGCTGATCCTCGCGGGCGGGCGCTTCGACGACAATACGCTGGGCGCTCCCGCGGCATTGGTGTCGCCCGCCGACGAAGCCGAGATCGCGGCGTGCGCGCTCGGCGACCTGTTTTTCCTGCGTCTGCCGCAGGCGGGCCATCTCGTGCTGCAAGAAGCGCCCAATGCCGCGCACGAGGCGTTGCGCGATTTTTTCCGCGAACGCCTGGCGCCAAGCACGCCGCGCTTGGCGCCGGCGGCGGCGGCCTTCGCGAACGCACCGCACGATGCAGCACTGCGCCGCGACCTGCTGACCGCCTTGCGCGCCAAACCGAAGCACAGCCGCCGCAGCCAGCGCGATACGCTGCTGGCGATCCTGACGGCGACCCCCAACGACGGCGAGCTGCTCGCCGACATTTTGCGCGCACTCTACGACCTACCCGACACACACGGCCTTGCGGCGGTCGAAGAAGCGATGCGGCGCGCGAGCGACGCGCGCGCGATGCTGTGGGCCGGCATGCATGCCGTGACCACGCTGTTCCGCATCGGCGATGCGGACGCGGCCCTTGGCCTGTTGCGTACGCTGCGGTTCGAGGGCGACATGCCGCAGAGTGTCGCGTGCCAGATCCTCGCGCACGAACTCTACGCGATGGATGCCGACGATCGCAGCGTGGCCGCAGCCAAAGAAGCGAACTTGCGCAACATCCGCAAATTGCTTGCGGCCGATCCGACGCCGTCACTGCCAGCACTCGAATCGCCCGCGATCGCGTCCGCGCGTCCACGCATCGGCCTCGTCAGCGCGTTTTTCGGCCATCGCAACTATACCAGCCTGATGCTGCCTTTCCTGCGCGAACTGGCCCAAGGCCCGCTCGACGTAGCCTTGCTGTCGCTCGCCAGCCGCAATCTCGACCATGTGCGCGCCGTCTTGCCCGACAGCATCGCCGTGCGTGAACTCGCCGTGCTGCCGCCCGACGCCGCCGACCGGCCCGACATCTGGCGCCAAGCCAATGCGGCGTTGCGCGCGCAGAATCTCGATCTGCTGGTCGATCTCGACGAATCGCTCGCACCGCATTCGCCGGCCTGCGTCGTCGAGCGGCCCGCCCGCGTACAGGCGACGTGGTTCAACATGACAGGGCCGAGCCTCGACCCGTGTTTCGATGCGGCGATCGGCCCCGACACGCTCTATCCGCACGCGCTCGACGCGACGTTCGGCCGGCGGCTCGCGCGCCTGCCGGGCGATCTCTACGTGTTCGAGCCCGAGGCGTGGGCGGCGCAAGGCATTGCATATCCGGACGCAGGGAAGCCGCCCATGCTTGCAAACGGCTATCCAACCTTCGGGTCGCTGTCGAACGTCTACAAAATCAGCGATGCGTGCATCGCCCTGTGGGCGAAGGTGCTGCGCGCTGTCCCCAACGCGCGGCTCTATCTCGGCAACGAGATGGCGGCCGAGCCGCTCGCCGTCGCAAGGCTCCGCCGCCTGTTCGCGCGGGAAGGTATTGACCAAAGCCGCATCGACATTCGCTACCATTTCGGCTGGCCGGACTATCTCGCAGGATATCGGCGCATCGACATCGTGCTCGGCACCTGCCCGGTCGCGGGCGGCACGACGATGTTCGAGGCGCTGCATCTGGGCATGCCGGTGTTGAGCCCGGTCGGCCACACGAGCCTCGGGCGCATCGGCCTGTGGCTCGAAGCCGCAACCGGGCGTGCCGGCCTCGCACACGCCAGCGACGAAAGCTTCGTCGCCGAAGCCGTGCGGCTTGCCGCTGCACCGGACGAACTCGTGCGTCTTCGCCGCGAGGAGCCTGCGCGTCTGCGTGCGAAATCGGCAATCGATGCGGCGCGCATGGCGCGCGCCTTCGAGACGATCGTGCGCGATCTGGCTGCGTAA
- a CDS encoding NAD(P)H-hydrate dehydratase encodes MAMEIEGAEIEALLTCAEMAAADRAAIASGIAGTALMEAAGAAVARHIEARFKRQHTLVLCGPGNNGGDGYVVARHLAAAGWPVHVAELSPPRGGSDAEHMATLWTGPTEAAEPAALARASLFVDALFGAGLSRPLDGRAAELVAALAGRKIVAIDVPSGVAGDTGEVLGVAAPAALTVTFFRRKPGHLLYPGRALCGETIVADIGMSASILDAIAPTAFRNSPALWAGAFPVPAADSNKYTRGQVLVVGGGAMTGAARLAARAAARVGAGLVTLASPTHAIPIYAADFAALIVRPMDTSADFLGLLADRRRNCVLLGPGNGADAACRARVEAALAADKRCVLDADALTVFAEAPAALFARLAQDAVLTPHDGEFKRLFPDLAGSRLARARAAAKRANAVVLLKGADTVVAHPDGRASICDTAPPFLATAGAGDVLAGLVAGLMAQGMPSFEAASAAVFLHAACARTAGLGLVADDLAACLPRVLAELAAHTHLGTAKPSASFDFPTESDGV; translated from the coding sequence ATGGCGATGGAAATTGAGGGGGCGGAAATCGAAGCGCTTTTGACCTGTGCCGAGATGGCGGCGGCCGACCGCGCCGCGATCGCGTCCGGCATTGCAGGGACGGCGCTCATGGAAGCAGCGGGGGCGGCCGTCGCACGCCATATCGAAGCGCGCTTCAAGCGCCAGCACACGCTCGTACTTTGCGGGCCCGGCAACAATGGCGGCGACGGGTATGTGGTGGCGCGCCATCTTGCGGCGGCGGGATGGCCCGTGCATGTGGCCGAATTGTCGCCGCCGCGCGGCGGCAGCGACGCCGAACATATGGCAACACTCTGGACCGGGCCGACCGAAGCGGCCGAGCCTGCGGCACTGGCGCGCGCGAGCTTGTTCGTCGATGCGCTGTTCGGGGCGGGCCTGTCGCGCCCGCTCGATGGGCGTGCGGCCGAACTCGTTGCGGCTTTGGCGGGGCGCAAGATCGTGGCCATCGACGTGCCGAGCGGGGTTGCGGGCGACACGGGCGAAGTGCTCGGCGTCGCCGCACCGGCGGCACTCACCGTCACCTTCTTCCGGCGCAAGCCCGGACACCTGCTTTATCCGGGCCGTGCTTTGTGCGGCGAAACGATCGTCGCCGATATCGGCATGTCGGCAAGCATATTGGACGCGATCGCGCCGACAGCATTTCGCAACAGCCCGGCTTTGTGGGCTGGCGCATTTCCCGTTCCGGCTGCTGATTCGAACAAATACACGCGCGGCCAAGTGCTCGTCGTCGGCGGCGGCGCGATGACGGGGGCGGCGCGGCTCGCCGCACGCGCGGCAGCACGCGTCGGGGCGGGGCTCGTCACGCTCGCAAGCCCGACGCACGCGATCCCGATCTACGCCGCCGATTTCGCAGCCCTCATCGTACGGCCGATGGACACGTCCGCCGATTTTTTGGGCCTGCTGGCCGATCGACGGCGCAATTGCGTGCTGCTCGGGCCCGGCAACGGGGCCGACGCGGCGTGCCGTGCACGCGTCGAAGCGGCTCTCGCGGCCGACAAAAGATGCGTGCTCGATGCCGATGCGTTGACCGTGTTCGCCGAAGCGCCGGCCGCCCTGTTCGCGCGTCTCGCACAAGATGCCGTGCTGACGCCGCATGACGGCGAGTTCAAGCGGCTGTTCCCCGATCTTGCCGGCAGCCGTTTGGCGCGCGCGCGCGCGGCCGCCAAGCGCGCCAATGCGGTCGTGCTGCTGAAAGGAGCCGACACGGTCGTGGCGCATCCGGATGGGCGTGCGAGCATCTGCGACACCGCGCCGCCGTTTCTTGCGACAGCCGGGGCCGGCGATGTGCTTGCAGGCCTCGTGGCCGGGCTCATGGCGCAAGGCATGCCGAGTTTCGAAGCGGCTTCGGCTGCGGTGTTCTTGCACGCCGCGTGTGCGCGTACCGCTGGCCTCGGTCTCGTTGCCGATGACCTCGCTGCATGCCTGCCCCGCGTCTTGGCTGAGTTGGCGGCGCATACGCATCTTGGTACCGCAAAACCGTCGGCTTCTTTCGATTTTCCGACAGAATCTGACGGCGTTTGA